aatactattgTCTTCATgtttgaaacaattaaaaaatatatttaaatcatataCCATGTTTCTTTTCCTGAAGAGTTATTAACATGGAAAAAGATAAACACAGTCATTTCTACAACCAAAAAAGTGACTTCAGAATTGAGCATAGTATGCTAGAAGAATTGGAAAATAAACTGATTAacagcagaaaaacagaaagtaagtTGAGTTTATGATGAACTAAAACCTGTTGAGCAATATTAAGTTGTAGTTTTACTCTGCCCTTTGTCTTTGTGCATTGACTGTGTTGTGTTCTCTATTAATAGCGTCAGTTCTCTATATTTTAGTTGGAAAATTTGTGTTACATTCTCTGTATTTTAGTTGGTAACATTTGTCTCTTAGGGACATGTGTTTATTCTTTGGGGTCACTGTTTAGTCATACTAACTggattgttttctgttgtttctttcaaTTTAACAAGAAAGAGGATTTGGGAGTTGTTTTTGGTTGATAAACCAGCAAATACtattaaaatttctcaaaagCATAATGATTTTTCTGGGCTATCTGATGTTAGCTCTGGCATTGTTGACAGAGCCCTGGACTCAGTAAGCATCAACAGATTCAAAGCTATAATTAGTAGTTGTGTATGAAGTGATCAAGTCAGATAATTGCGTTAACTTGAGTTTCCTTGTCTGCGTTCTAAAACCTGTCATTTCTACCTCAGGAGAGCTGTCCTGCATCTGATGtgataatatattaaaaagtaccTTATGATAGATTGTACATAACTATGTTCTGTTGTTTGTTAGGAATATTAATCATTGTAAACAGTGTACTAAATGTTACCACCCTTAAAGAATTCTGAGAATAACTGTTTCATTGTAGCATTAGATGCTGTATGTTGTAAAATCTTTATAGTAAAAAAGCTACTtaacatttcttaaagaaaaaataatggttaTCAAATAACTaagatttataattattaagATTTACTTTGTAGATATCAGACTGCTTATGGTACTCCCTTATCaccaattaaaataaattcctagtgaatttttttctttcagaatataagattgcatgattttttaaaagaagagattaCACTACTTTAAAAAGTTATCCTTTGTCAAGCAGTGACAGGAATCATTCTCCTTTTGTTGGAATGATAGCAGACCCCAATATAAACAACAGATTTCTAGTTATCTCTTCTCTTTGATACATTAAGAAATCTAGACACCCCTGattcaatatttctttatttccctcaGTTCTTTTGTAGACAACTGGGAGGCTGGTTTTTCTATGTCTCAGTAATGCCATTAAGTAAAATTTTGTGCAAATTTTAGGTCACTTGATTTTCCCTTTATTAAGGCAACTTTATTTGtaccaatttattttcctttgttctaCAGTTTTGCCATTCTTTAGTAACACTTCATGTTTGTCCTGTCTAGGAGAGGAAAGAATGCTTGTCTTAGTATAAAGATAGAGAAGTTTTCCCTTCATATAATACAGCTAAGTAGTAGAAATACCTATTATTTCTTACCTCAAATATCATGCCTCAATTTTAGCCTGCATTTATGTCATATTGTACTTAAATGATTTGTCTatatatccaaataaataaaataaagattattagCCCTGTAATGATATTTTAGTAGCTGatcaaattaaagcaaaaataaaacaacaaaaaatactttcCTAATTACTTTATTAGAGAAGTTTCTTGACCTAAAATTCCAACAGTGAATAAGACCCTACAAAGTTTCTGCCTTTATGGAATTCttgaatttaattaaaaacacagaaCAAGCCAAAGCTGTCATATATGTATTAAGAGGTTTGTTTTGGATATTCACAGACTGCAAACCTCtaagtaaactttttattttaaaaaaattgcttttaaggACTTCTGTACAGAGCCTTTAGTGCTTCGTGCTCATTTgtgaaaaagtttcaaaaatgaaaaagaggaggGTACATAAGTACCCaagatgataaaataataatattactatTATGGGAATACATTTTGATATTAGCCTAATAATTTACCTAAATATTAAAGTAAGATTattccttcagaaaaaaatatgaaagaagaaTCCGGTCTttctgctgctgataaagaccatctgaaaacatttttcccaCTCTCATTTACTTTTGAGGTTTTACTGTGGCCCTAATATTTTACCCCAGTCTGGCCCTTTGGTTGAGCTTGGCAACCTGTGGCACAGTACACCACTGAATGATACCCAAGGCACCTCCTCAGGGCCGTGATAGTGATATCAATGAGTATCATGTGCCCCTTTCTTAGAGGATTTGGTTAGATGAAATTAATTCTCAATGGGAAGTTTCTTGAGTATTCACAGAATTAACTAGACAGTTTTAATATTCCCAGAATAAAGTTAAGACCAAATTCTATTTCCATAAATTAtagcaaattaaaaagaaaagaaacactattAAAGATCAAAACAAACCATGTTTAAACTGCTAATCTTTACATCTAAAATAACTCAGTCTacacagagggaaaaaagacATTTCCTAAGCACAGGCTGTATTAAGACTTAACTCATTATGCTTTTAAATATTGGAAGAAATCAAAAGATGCTTTATTTAGAACAAAGGTACTTAAAGTATTAATGTTGTTTTAACATAAATAACtatcttttgttctttatttgattGTTCTTGGCTATCTTTTACTGGTAGTGATCAGTCTTAAGTGTAGAATCCTGAATTGTAACCACATTTGTCACAGAATTAATTTAAAGTGCGTACTTCCTTATAGGAGCAAAAATCCAGCAACAATTGGCCAAAATACATAACAACGTAAAGAAACTTCAGCATCAGTTAAAAGACGTGAAGCCTACACCTGATTGTaagtaaatttaaatgttatgCTCTTTCTTATGTGTTAGTATTTTCTATTTGGCATTAATGGAGCTAAACTCGGTTAACACTTACTAAGTTTACACTGGAGAACTGTAATCCAGCATTTCTGTGTGGATCCATTAAAGTATCATCAAATCCTTACAAATTATAAGGTAGGCAGAACACATATACTAGTGTCATTTACAGGATTAGGAATCTTTGTTATAGAAAGGTGTAAAAACAGCtaattaaggggaaaaaagattGATTTCCTTAATCCTATCCcagtatttttccttcatttgttttttgaaataattacctTTCAGAGGCATTTCTAATACATAAGGAAAGGTTAAACTGATTTAGGACAAATGCTGATTTTTGGAAAAAATCCCACAAATTATATCCCTACCTCTTTGCTTACTGTACCATTCATTCCTGAGAATCAAAGCAACAAATTAAAGGGCTCAGGGTGTGTGGACTTAGGAATCAGACAGGTGCTGGGTCAAACCCTTGATCTTTTACTTGTTATCTATGTAATTTTAGGCCAGTTACTTGATATCTCTGAGCTTTCATTTCCTCAGCTctaaagtggagataataatgATATGAGTGTATAGGGAAAAAATCTGTAATGAGAAACagttacaataataaaaattcgCTTTTGAGCAGACACAAtaatttttccatgtttcttttaCAGTTGTTGAGAAGCTCAGAGAAATGATGGAAGAAATTGAAAATGCAATTAACACGTTTAAAGAAGAGCAGAGGTTGATGTATGttttaaactcattttaatactttaatattAAATTACTGACCTTTATTTGTCAATAACTGGCCCCACTAGGTTTTTGTATATAATGCattctgtttttatgtatttgagtCTTACACAAAAGCAATATAATACCTCTCTTGTTTTAGGGTTTAGGTGGCTTTTCATAAAGTGCATTTTTATGCATGTTACTATAAAATCTCAAATAAGAATTGGAAAGATTGTTTTTATCTCTGAGGAGACTAAGGCTtagatttataaatattaataatgttaaGTGGAGAAGATAATATAAAGTCAGGTAGCTTAAATTTGATGGAAACTGAAGGGTTAATATGGATTGTCTTCTtattcaaactttatttttaaaattttagatatgaAGAGTtaattaaagaagagaaaacaactaATAATGAGTTGAGTGCCATATCAAGAAAAATTGACACATGGGCTTTGGGTAATTCAGAAACAGAGAAAGCTTTCAGAGCAATCTCAAGCAAAGTTCATGTAGACAAAGTAACACCAAGTACTCTTCCAGAAGAGGTACTAGATTTTGAAAAATTCCTTCAGCAAACAGGAGGACGAAAAGGTGGCTGGGATGATTATGATCACCAGAACTTTGTAAAGGTGAGAAACAAACATAAAGGGAAGCCAACATTTATGGAAGAAGTTCTAGAACACCTTCCTGGAAGAACACAGGATGAAGTTCAACAGCATGAAAAATGGTATCAAAAATTTCTGGctctagaagaaagaaaaaaagaggtaacAATTATAATAGCTATTATTCACTCTGTGTTTCTATGTTCTAGGCACGGCACTAAACACCTAACGTGTCTCATTAACTTTACAGCAATCTCATGAAGTATGTTTATAGTTCCCTTCCCCTCACAATCTAATAGGAGATGAAACTGAGGCATTGAAAGTTAagtaattttggccaggcacagtggcttgtgcctgtaatcccagcactttcggaggctgaggtggacggatctcttgaactcaggagttcgagactaacctgggcaacatggtgaaaacctatctctacaaaaaatacaaaaaaattaatcgatgtggtggcatgcacctaaggtcccagctacttgggaaggtgaggtaggaggattgcttgagcccaggaggttgaggctacagtgagctatgattgaaccatggcactctagcctgagcaagacttactctcagaatataaaatataagaaaagaaagttaagcAATTTTACCCAATTAATAGAACTACAGTTCTATGACTTCCTCAGAGCCAAATATGTCTCCCTTACAAATAACACAATGGGACAAAAAGCCTCTGATTATGGGTACAGTCCTCTATACCCACTTCTTAGAAATATGAGCAATCCAGATCCACTGTGACTTTTGAAATAAGTCATCTTACCAGCAAAGGCCACATTGTTTTGAATAGAAAAATCAACAGACAGTAGAAAAATGCTTTGATTATTAAACGtttctttgagatttttataCTTGAACCTTATTGCTTAAAGACTCAAAATGTTGGCTAccctaggggaaaaaaatgacatttgatTGTAGCAGATACctacaaagttttattttttacaaaaaatgtaCTCTGGCTTTGGTTTAGATCAGGATTTCTTAATCTTGAcacactattgacatttggagctagataattctttgttatggGGGCCTGTTCTGTGCATTTTAGGATGGCATCCCTGGTTTCTAGCAAGTAAATGCTTATAATATCCCCTTAATTGTGAttctcaaaaatgtctccagccaGACGCTCCTTGGAGGGGAAAAGTagcccctggttgagaaccataGTAAATCAGAGtcatattttttttgtaaagttcaGCAATGATGAAGTTTGACTTACCTGGTTTAACAAAAAGGTTGTGTTTATTCCATAGATGGCATACCTAAGGAgccttaaagaaataattaagtcCATGCTTAGTCTAAAGTTTTAGAGGGAATAACTGCATCTTTGTTGTTGTCATTCCCCCTGTGCCCCCCACCCCTAGAAATAAATTGAATGTAGGGAAATTGACTTTTTgggttttaagaaaaatgtttgaaatataagTCATTTGGGAGTTTTTCCCCCAGGATAGTGAAAGCATGGGATTCTCAAAGTGGTCCCTAGACCAGCAAAATCAGCATCTCCTGGGCCCTTACGTAGCAGGTTCCAACTCCAGACCTAATTAGAACTGTGAGGGTAGGGCCCAGCAATCTATGCTTTACCAAGTCCTCTAGTTTATTCTGCTCGTGAAAACCACCTctttaggaaaaagaaacagacacactTCTTGTGATCAAAGTCAACCGTTTAGATTCTAGCTTATTCTCCTTGTTCCCATCTGCTCTATTTCTTGATATTTGGTGACTGATATGTCATCAGTTTGATAGGATCTGAGCAGGATGTAGGGGTGTGATAGAAGGATTAGTGAAAGTGGAGCTGCCATTTACTGAAGTAGGGCGTGatgaaggagaagagggaagtTTGGAGGAAAATATCAGAAGTTCAGTTTTAAATCTACGGTGTTTAAGATGTTGAGTAggaaatttaccatttttatctCCTACTTCCTTTAATATAGCCTGTGTTTTTCATAAGtgaagatatatttaaattttcagacATGCTCTGAACTTTCTGACCTGAATGCCCTTGCTTATCTTATTCTTTCTGGAACCtccattctttctttccccctccaCTCCCAGCTTATCGAAATCAGCCCAGATCAGATGTTGCCTCCTTCTTACCCATCCAAACATAAGTAGCCTCCCTCAGGATTTCACTAACACTTACACCTTTTATATGATGTGTTGTGGCATGCCTATGTTGTATTTCACCTAGAACAGTGCTGCTTAGACTTGGTCCATGGACTAAATCTGGGTTTGCAAACTGTTAATGTTTATAGTAGGGTAAAATGGTTGCACCAGAATCAACTACCCAGTGAGCACTGTTCAGTTCAATTGACTTTTTTTCCCATGGAAAACTTTCACATTGAAAGAAGCAGTGCATTGATTTGCATTTTGACATGTATTACTGATATTTTTGGAGACTGGTACTT
This Callithrix jacchus isolate 240 chromosome 2, calJac240_pri, whole genome shotgun sequence DNA region includes the following protein-coding sequences:
- the CCDC112 gene encoding coiled-coil domain-containing protein 112 isoform X4, translated to MEKDKHSHFYNQKSDFRIEHSMLEELENKLINSRKTERAKIQQQLAKIHNNVKKLQHQLKDVKPTPDFVEKLREMMEEIENAINTFKEEQRLIYEELIKEEKTTNNELSAISRKIDTWALGNSETEKAFRAISSKVHVDKVTPSTLPEEVLDFEKFLQQTGGRKGGWDDYDHQNFVKVRNKHKGKPTFMEEVLEHLPGRTQDEVQQHEKWYQKFLALEERKKESIQSWKTKKQQKKEEIFKLKEKADNTPMLFHNKQEDNQKQKEEQRKKQKLAVEAWKKQKSIEMSMKCASQLKEEEEKEKKHQKERQRQFKLKLLLESYTQQKKEQEEFLRLEKEIREKAEKAEKRKTAADEISRFQERDLHKLELKILDRQAKEDEKAQKQRRLAKLKEKVENNVSRDPSRLYKPTKGWEERTKKIGPTGSGPLLHIPHRAIPTWRQGIQRRI